From a region of the Phaseolus vulgaris cultivar G19833 chromosome 6, P. vulgaris v2.0, whole genome shotgun sequence genome:
- the LOC137831769 gene encoding serine/threonine-protein kinase Nek2-like produces the protein MEQYEVLEQIGKGAFGSALLVKHKHEKKKYVLKKIRLARQTERSRRSAHLEMELLSKLRNPFIVEYKDSWVEKGCYVCIIIGYCEGGDMAEAIKKASGVMFPEEKLCKWLVQLLMALDYLHVNHILHRDVKCSNIFLTKDHDMRLGDFGLAKMLTSDDLTSSVVGTPSYMCPELLADIPYGSKSDIWSLGCCIYEMTSLKPAFKAFDIQALINKINKSVVAPLPTKYSGAFRGLVKSMLRKNPELRPSAAELLGNQHLQPYVLKVHLKINNPRRSTLPGLWPDSNYTKKTRFLKSEDDRVSVSGYKWHSFSNDRTLNPSVSGAELDSLCSTLEIDCTPDNLNQRFAELSIGDNQDLKSLDKSAVPRAVSRTSSNARTPRLTASKASASPKKSMVSSKNHKTLPVSHNMKQPVHTTRRASLPFPQSCGIQLPPRRSSTGLLCHVNSPNISVNSPRIDRIAEFPLASYEDQLFPINRSSPNPAQGSSGSPPCGNDSTLIDKCTIKVCDTSYVRPGCTDAWQGIKRSMLKKNNEDKSGSSNQNATAGASSDNSSDLHCRQFDTSSFQQRAEALEGLLEFSARLLQQERYGELGVLLKPFGPGKASPRETAIWLSKSFKENTFSREQPT, from the exons ATGGAGCAGTATGAAGTGCTTGAGCAAATTGGAAAAGGCGCTTTTGGTTCTGCTCTTCTTGTGAAGCATAAGCATGAGAAGAAAAA ATATGTGCTGAAGAAGATTCGCCTTGCTCGCCAAACTGAGCGCTCTCGTAGGTCTGCTCACCTGGAG ATGGAGCTCCTCTCCAAATTAAGAAACCCATTTATCGTAGAGTATAAAGATTCATGGGTAGAAAAG GGTTGCTATGTATGCATTATTATAGGTTATTGTGAGGGTGGAGACAT GGCGGAAGCTATAAAGAAAGCTAGTGGCGTCATGTTTCCTGAAGAG AAACTATGTAAGTGGCTTGTGCAGCTTCTTATGGCGCTTGATTACTTGCATGTGAACCATATTCTTCATCGTGATGTCAAG TGTTCAAATATATTCTTGACAAAAGATCATGACATGCGCCTTG GTGATTTTGGACTTGCTAAAATGTTGACTTCCGATGATCTAACTTCCTCT GTTGTGGGAACTCCTAGCTACATGTGCCCTGAACTCCTTGCTGATATACCTTATGGCTCTAAATCAGATATTTGGTCCCTTG GATGTTGTATATATGAAATGACCTCGCTTAAGCCTGCATTCAAAGCATTT GATATACAGGCCCtgattaacaaaattaataagtCGGTAGTGGCTCCATTGCCAACAAAATATTCTGGTGCATT TCGTGGTCTTGTGAAAAGCATGCTGCGGAAAAATCCAGAGCTTAGACCTAGT GCTGCAGAGCTACTCGGGAATCAACATCTTCAACCTTATGTTCTTAAGGTCCATCTCAAAATCAATAACCCAAGGCGAAGTACTTTGCCAGGTCTTTGGCCAGATTCCAACTACACGAAGAAAACTAGATTTTTGAAGTCAGAAGATGATCGTGTTTCTGTCTCTGGGTATAAGTGGCATTCTTTTAGCAATGATAGGACTTTAAATCCCAGTGTATCAGGAGCGGAGCTAGATTCTCTATGCTCTACGCTAGAGATAGACTGTACTCCTGATAATTTAAATCAAagatttgctgaactttctatTGGAGACAACCAGGATTTGAAGTCACTCGATAAGTCAGCTGTTCCGAGAGCTGTTTCAAGAACTTCTAGTAATGCCAGGACTCCTAGGTTAACTGCATCAAAAGCTTCTGCCAGCCCCAAGAAATCAATGGTATCCTCAAAGAATCATAAGACG CTTCCTGTTTCACACAATATGAAACAACCTGTCCATACAACCCGCAGAGCGTCATTGCCATTCCCACAAAGTTGTGGCATTCAGCTTCCTCCTCGCAGGTCCAGTACTGGTTTACTTTGCCATGTAAATTCACCCAATATTTCAGTTAACTCTCCCCGGATTGATAGGATAGCAGAATTCCCATTAGCATCATATGAAGACCAATTGTTTCCCATAAATAGATCTTCACCAAACCCGGCCCAGGGTTCCTCAGGTTCCCCTCCTTGTGGCAATGATTCAACTTTGATAGACAAATGCACAATCAAGGTATGTGACACATCCTATGTTAGGCCAGGATGTACAGATGCTTGGCAGGGAATCAAGCGCAGCATGCTCAAGAAAAACAATGAGGATAAAAGTGGCTCATCTAATCAAAATGCAACAGCTGGAGCATCAAGCGACAACTCTTCAGACTTGCACTGCCGGCAGTTTGATACTTCGTCATTCCAACAAAGGGCAGAGGCATTAGAAGGTTTGCTTGAATTTAGTGCAAGATTACTGCAGCAGGAAAGATACGGAGAACTTGGAGTTTTATTAAAACCGTTTGGGCCAGGGAAAGCTTCCCCAAGGGAAACTGCTATTTGGCTGAGCAAGAGTTTCAAAGAGAACACTTTCAGCCGAGAACAACCCACTTAA
- the LOC137831772 gene encoding protein IQ-DOMAIN 19-like, which produces MGKASKWIRNFLLGKKDEKIKKIDAFCSEDLKCSGSLIVSPKVKRRWSFGKLTGGRITSKIAAGHKLSRSFDSGESAKLQIQALSERKTSRRRLPTPLPRTCKDKNKAATKIQAGFRSYLAKRALHALRGLVKLQALVRGHLVRKQTTATLRGMHALMAIQVRARIHRIQMAEEVNLLGKQPPQHREVPQFRDLITEENKDSKDMSVEEMLEVLRSRSGPLDGYVKARERDSMTFYSKHVPVVSKRKIQYKNTQIVEPNSPENFLVMSEFNTMAMATSSTSQRHSVPHRQSLSPNYMNKTESSRAKVRSQSEPKQRPKRGMRHKGKSVESPLNGPRQNLFSNSLRFDRGSLDHWAINLHESMKDSKRDSFGSSSITTDSYY; this is translated from the exons ATGGGAAAAGCCAGCAAATGGATCAGAAACTTCCTTCTGGGGAAAAAAGATGAGAAAATCAAGAAGATCGATGCATTCTGCTCCGAGGATCTTAAGTGTTCGGGAAGTCTGATTGTGAGTCCCAAAGTGAAGCGCAGATGGAGCTTTGGAAAACTAACAGGTGGAAGAATAACGAGCAAGATAGCAGCAGGGCATAAATTATCCAGGTCTTTTGACTCAGGCGAGTCAGCGAAACTGCAAATACAAGCCTTGTCGGAAAGAAAGACTTCAAGGCGTCGTCTTCCAACACCATTGCCAAGGACTTGTAAAGATAAAAACAAAGCTGCTACAAAGATTCAGGCTGGCTTTCGGTCATATTTG GCAAAGAGAGCATTGCATGCTTTAAGGGGATTAGTCAAGTTACAAGCACTAGTGAGGGGTCACCTTGTGAGGAAACAAACAACTGCTACCCTGCGTGGCATGCATGCGCTGATGGCCATACAAGTTAGAGCGCGAATTCACAGAATTCAAATGGCAGAGGAAGTAAACCTGCTTGGAAAACAGCCTCCACAACATAGAGAAGTTCCACAGTTCAGAGATCTCATAACAGAAGAAAATAAA GATTCAAAGGATATGAGTGTGGAAGAAATGTTGGAGGTTTTGAGAAGCAGAAGTGGCCCTCTAGATGGTTATGTCAAGGCCAGAGAACGTGATTCCATGACATTCTATTCCAAGCATGTTCCGGTTGTTTCCAAACGAAAAATTCAATACAAGAATACTCAAATCGTAGAACCAAACAGCCCAGAAAACTTCCTGGTCATGTCTGAATTCAACACAATGGCAATGGCCACCTCATCAACTTCTCAGCGTCACTCAGTGCCTCACCGCCAATCACTGTCACCAAATTACATGAACAAGACAGAATCTTCAAGGGCTAAAGTAAGGTCGCAGAGTGAACCAAAACAACGACCCAAACGGGGAATGAGACACAAAGGCAAGTCTGTGGAATCCCCGTTGAATGGTCCAAGACAAAATCTTTTCTCAAACTCATTACGTTTCGATCGTGGAAGCCTGGACCATTGGGCTATAAATCTTCATGAGTCAATGAAGGACAGCAAGCGCGATTCCTTTGGCAGCAGCTCCATCACTACTGATTCCTATTATTGA
- the LOC137831771 gene encoding trihelix transcription factor GTL2-like, which translates to MFDGAAPDQFHQFISPRTTLPLHLSFPLHASSTPSTTFLPFHHPHNVPSQSPHHFPLQPNLFHPILHPPSPTHKHQPPHKLASIHIQTDPTQLPDLTDSWTNDELLALLRIRSSMENWFPEHTWDHVSRKLAELGFKKSAEKCKEKFEDESRYFDNISNYGKNNYRFFSELEELCQNPDPSGGGGGDCDGDDGIVRSEETLHLGGDNMGHQQCDRTEDKVVVEKSKQRKRKRRDRFEMFKGFCESVVNKMMAQQEEIHNRLLEDMVKRDQEKFTREEAWKKQEMERMNKELEIMAQEQAIAGDRHATIIEFLKKCATTPSPPTQNGKHYSTDGSNLPNRSLHTQNPNTPSNEDNNNLDPTPSPKMLLNHDQTKLQAENPSSSDTLLQVPSSSNSSPTPHNPSSSLNSHNNMIPLESNSVSIRASSENSKEDVGRRWPRDEVLALINLRCTSVSNNNNEEKEGSNKGPLWERISQGMSELGYKRSAKRCKEKWENINKYFRKTKDVNKKRSLNSRTCPYFHQLSCLYGQGKIVSQSEREGNYMSPTTNSGQMPPDDDEEVEADESSHVG; encoded by the exons ATGTTCGATGGAGCAGCACCAGACCAGTTCCACCAATTCATATCACCAAGGACCACTCTTCCTCTCCACTTGTCTTTCCCTCTCCATGCCTCTTCAACTCCCTCAACTACCTTCCTACCCTTTCATCATCCCCATAACGTTCCTTCTCAATCTCCACACCACTTCCCACTCCAACCCAATCTCTTCCACCCAATATTGCACCCCCCTTCTCCCACCCACAAACATCAACCaccacacaagcttgcttcaATCCACATTCAAACAGACCCAACACAATTACCAGACCTAACCGATTCCTGGACCAACGATGAACTCCTTGCACTTTTGAGAATCAGATCTAGCATGGAGAATTGGTTCCCGGAGCACACGTGGGACCATGTCTCAAG GAAGCTGGCAGAGCTTGGGTTTAAGAAGAGTGCTGAGAAGTGCAAGGAGAAGTTCGAAGACGAGAGTAGATATTTCGACAACATTAGCAACTACGGCAAGAACAATTACCGGTTCTTCAGCGAGCTGGAGGAGCTTTGTCAAAACCCTGATCcgagtggtggtggtggtggtgattgTGATGGTGATGATGGGATTGTGAGAAGTGAAGAGACCCTCCACCTGGGAGGAGACAACATGGGCCATCAACAATGTGATCGAACGGAAGACAAGGTTGTGGTGGAAAAGTCAAAGCAGCGCAAGAGGAAGAGGCGTGATAGGTTCGAAATGTTCAAGGGTTTTTGCGAGAGTGTTGTCAACAAGATGATGGCTCAACAAGAAGAGATTCACAACAGGCTCCTCGAGGACATGGTCAAAAGGGACCAAGAGAAGTTCACCAGAGAGGAAGCGTGGAAGAAGCAAGAGATGGAGAGAATGAACAAGGAGCTTGAGATCATGGCGCAGGAGCAAGCTATTGCAGGGGATAGACACGCCACCATAATTGAATTCTTAAAGAAATGTGCAACAACACCATCCCCTCCAACCCAGAATGGCAAGCACTACAGCACAGACGGTTCAAATCTTCCAAATCGCTCATTGCACACTCAAAACCCTAATACTCCTTCCAATGAAGACAACAACAATCTTGATCCAACACCTTCTCCTAAAATGCTTCTGAATCATGATCAAACTAAGTTGCAAGCAGAAAACCCTAGTTCAAGTGACACATTATTACAAGTTCCTTCCTCCTCCAACTCTTCCCCAACTCCCCACAACCCTAGTTCTTCCCTGAATAGCCATAATAACATGATTCCATTAGAGTCAAATTCAGTTTCCATTAGAGCCAGCAGTGAGAATTCGAAAGAGGATGTTGGGAGAAGATGGCCAAGGGATGAAGTGTTGGCACTGATAAACCTGAGGTGCACGAGTGTAAGTAACAACAACAATGAAGAGAAAGAAGGAAGCAATAAGGGTCCTCTGTGGGAGAGAATCTCTCAAGGGATGTCAGAGCTGGGATACAAGAGAAGTGCAAAGAGATGCAAAGAGAAGTGGGAGAACATAAACAAGTACTTCAGAAAAACCAAAGATGTTAACAAGAAAAGGTCCCTCAACTCTAGGACCTGTCCCTATTTCCATCAACTGAGTTGCCTGTATGGTCAGGGAAAAATTGTGTCACAGTCTGAAAGGGAAGGGAACTACATGAGTCCAACCACGAATTCCGGCCAAATGCCACcggatgatgatgaagaagtgGAAGCTGATGAGTCTTCTCATGTGGGGTAA